The region GATCACCGTTTTCGAAGATCGTTCCTTCACCTTCATTCTGAAGACCCCGCCGGCGGCAGCTCTGCTGAAGAAGGCCGCGGGCATCCAGAAGGGTACCGAAAACCCGCTGACCCACAAGGTCGGCTCCGTCACCAAGGCTCAGGTCCGTGAGATCGCCGAAATCAAGATGGCTGATCTGTCCGCACGCGACGTCGAAGCCGGCATGAAGATCATCGAGGGCACCGCCCGCTCGATGGGTATCACGGTTACCGACTGAGAGGAGAGGGACAAATGGTAAAGCGTTCCAAGAAGTACCGCGAAGCTTCTGAGAAGATCGATCGTAACAATCTTTACACCGCTAACGAAGCCATCGCTCTCGTCAAGAGCATGCCGGAGTACAAGTTCGATCAGACCGTTGAGGCCGTGCTGCGCCTGAACGTGGATCCGCGCAAGGCCGACCAGCTGGTCCGCGGTTCCGTCAACCTGCCGAACGGCACCGGTAAGACCGCCAAGGTTCTCGTGTTCGCTCGTGGCCCGAAGGCCACCGAGGCTCTCGAGGCTGGCGCCGACATCGTCGGTGACGACGATCTCGTGCAGAAGGTCGCCGACGGCTTCCTTGACTTCGATTCCGTGGTGGCTACCCCGGACATGATGGGCAAGGTCGGCCGCCTCGGCCGTGTGCTCGGTCCGCGTGGCCTCATGCCGAACCCGAAGACCGGCACCGTGACCATGGACGTCGCCAAGGCCATCAAGGACATCAAGGGTGGCAAGGTCGACTTCCGCGTTGACAAGAACGGCAACCTGAGCTTCCTCATCGGCAAGCTCTCCTTCACCGAGCAGGCTCTCGACGAGAACTTCAAGGCTGTTGCCGACGAAATCAAGCGTCTGAAGCCGTCCACCGTGAAGGGCCGCTACGTCACCAAGGCGACCATCACCTCCACGATGAACCCGGGCGTCCCGGTTGATCCGGCGGTCATCGCCTGAGCAGTATAGCTTGCAAATAGCTTCTATATGGCTTGCAAAAGACCCGCATCCCGCCCCAACGCGAGATGCGGGTCTTTTCGTATATATCTTGCGATTATCTATCTCATTTAATAAATAATGATCCTGCAATTGTCTGAATATCAAAGAATCTCAATGAAACCAGATATCAGATAGATATTAAAAACAGAAAAGTGGTTTCAACGATCGCGCATACGGCCAATTGCAAGCGCGGTCGTCAACACGTATGCGTCGCGCGGATCGGTCGCATCCCAACCGGTCGTTTCCGCGGCACGCTTCAAACGATAACGCACCGTATTCGGATGCACGTTCAAATCCTTCGCGGTGTTCTCCAACGAACTGCCGTTCCTCAAAAACGTGGAAACCGTCACAAATGTCGGATCGTCGGGATTATCGCCATGAAGCACCCGATACACGTTCTGATACAGCTCCTCACGAGCGTAGTCATCGCCCAAAAGCGCCCTCTCAGGCAGTAATTCGTCGGCACGCAACGGGCGGGACGGCGAGGCCAAAGCGGGAGCGGCCTGCAGTGAGAACAAGGTTTCACGCAACACATGCGAGGCGCCGACGACACCGGAACGTACCGGGCTCAAATACACCGGCTCATCCTCGCTGAACGCGGGCATGACAGATGTGCACGTCACCTCGGCTGTGGCGGCTCCCATCTGGCAGACCAACACCAGCAGAAAACTGCCGTATGTGCCGACGATCGCGTGCTCTCCACCCAAATCATGCACCGCATTGCGCGCGACAAGCGAAGCCGAGGCAGGACTCACCTTCGGTGTGCCGCCAATCGCGAAGCAATCGAAATTTCCGCGCCATCCGAGCACGTTCA is a window of Bifidobacterium catenulatum DSM 16992 = JCM 1194 = LMG 11043 DNA encoding:
- the rplK gene encoding 50S ribosomal protein L11 codes for the protein MAPKKKVSALLKLQIQAGKANPAPPLGPALGSHGVNIMDFCKQYNAATQDKMGQVIPVEITVFEDRSFTFILKTPPAAALLKKAAGIQKGTENPLTHKVGSVTKAQVREIAEIKMADLSARDVEAGMKIIEGTARSMGITVTD
- the rplA gene encoding 50S ribosomal protein L1, with translation MVKRSKKYREASEKIDRNNLYTANEAIALVKSMPEYKFDQTVEAVLRLNVDPRKADQLVRGSVNLPNGTGKTAKVLVFARGPKATEALEAGADIVGDDDLVQKVADGFLDFDSVVATPDMMGKVGRLGRVLGPRGLMPNPKTGTVTMDVAKAIKDIKGGKVDFRVDKNGNLSFLIGKLSFTEQALDENFKAVADEIKRLKPSTVKGRYVTKATITSTMNPGVPVDPAVIA
- a CDS encoding PucR family transcriptional regulator yields the protein MNSDQTDILDLLAGHTDDSTIERLAFECLMTNLTDDRVASLMNVLGWRGNFDCFAIGGTPKVSPASASLVARNAVHDLGGEHAIVGTYGSFLLVLVCQMGAATAEVTCTSVMPAFSEDEPVYLSPVRSGVVGASHVLRETLFSLQAAPALASPSRPLRADELLPERALLGDDYAREELYQNVYRVLHGDNPDDPTFVTVSTFLRNGSSLENTAKDLNVHPNTVRYRLKRAAETTGWDATDPRDAYVLTTALAIGRMRDR